AAATTAATACTTTACTAGGATACAAGTGAAGACCAATAGTTGTTGcagtttatgaaaaaattattcgcatcatatttttatttcgatttcCAATTCACTTATCCTTTTCAATTGTCCTTGAATACTTTAAGTCTCAATCTATCGGATGCTTCTGACTGTTCTGTTTTTTCCCAAAGACTCCAGAGAGCAAAACTTACGACAGCGACGTAACCAGCAAAGTTCCATCCAACTCCTCCACAATAGACGAGGAAGTTACGCTGTCTAACCGAAGTTGCGACAGTCGAGGTCTAGAATCGACAAGTGGGCCCATCGATTCCGAGCGCACCAGGATAATTAAAAACGAGTCGATGATAATATCATTGGAGAATGCTTTAGGAGTGAGTAATTAAATATCTACACTGCACGAAAAAATACTTTACTCGTTCCaaggtattttttattggacaAGAAAATTTCTTATAAAAAGATTTTACTGAATGCATTTTgcaaaattcctgtttcaaaaAGATCCTTGTAATAGTGGATCACTTTGTATTTGAGTACATCTGTCAATATTCATCCGTCAGTACTTTATCAGCTGATTTATAAACAAAGAACTAATTCTCAGGTGAAAAAAGCTGAAATCGCAGAATTAcgagaaaaaatgagaaacctGGTGGGAGAACTACGAGAGCGAGAGACCAAAAATAAGAATTTACAGGATCACCTGAGGGTAATAATACATTACAGGACCAGTGCCTTCGGCTGGGACGCTAACTCCATACGAGTAAAAAATCCCATGGCATAAGTCAGAAGCAATATTTTTCGTAATGATTTTCACTTTTACGACAAGAACTTTCCCAACACATGTAATGCGCGCGCAATTGTCATTTTCCACATGGCCTGCATAAAGACATTTATGACgcctagaatttttctttgacaCTCATGGGGAAAGTTTAATTTAACCgttgacaagaaaaaaaaaaattttacctcAACTGACGGGCATCATCGCaccctatttttcattataatgtgggaaaaattttctctttacacatggagcaaaaaattgtttaaaaattacgtctcTGTTCAGTAACCTGCCAGtcagaataataattaataaaaattacgaaatatttacgcattttttccgGACAAAGTagggaacgttcagtgaaaaaatgtggtcttctgtcatttttactgagtgacagattacgaaacaggcacataatttttaaacaatttttcgccCCGTACATCCAAGTAATTAAAACACTCCACTTAAACACAACTTTGAAAGTTTATGCAGACCCTGTGGGAAACAACCACTTTTTCAGAGACTAAAGAGCCGAcaaaagtgaattttttacaCAAATATTCAGttgtgacaaaaaaattattctttctgCTCATATTACCTGTTGATTCACGACAGAGTATGCAATCACAATTGGAGATGATGGCAGAGCGCAATTCAGCGATCGAAGAAtacaaaaaagtattttaccaatttattttttttcaaacacaaTTGATCACATCTTTATTGCTCTGACAATTCCTGCAACTCAAAGATAGCGAATGGGAAAAACTTGATCGATCAGTTGAAAACTAAGCTAGATGAAAAACGAGAGCAGTGCCTTGAAATGtcaaaggaaataaataaattgcgcCAGAGGCAAAACAACGACGAGGTGCGAGCCGAGAGAGACGATTTAAATGTAAGTGAATTCATGTTCttgtttttcttctctttgcACGAGAATAAAGAATTCTCGAGCCATTGATAATACCATATTTTTAACGAGTTCCTTGACAGCCCGTAAAATCTTCAaattatcaacttttttttattaattctcaAAGTTCAATGAAGATAAACACACCTTATTATTGCGTCTGACGTTGCAAGCAATGCCCTgcttatttattcaatttcttcGGTTTAGAATAAACTCCAAGAACTCCTACGATCACTGAAAAGCTTTGGAGTAGAACCAAGTGAAAAAGgactggaaaaaattttacgagAGAGAAAGGAATTGATAGAATCTGAAAATAACTGGCATCTGCAGTGTTTAGACCATGAAGAGGAAATTGGCAAATTATCTCACTTGATGGACCGGATGTGCAATCAACATCAAGAACGAGAGGTGAGCTCAACATTTCCCTCGAATCTTctcattttctcaatttccaaaattttatttctgcatTTTTCCCTACGCAACTAGAACGATTTGACGAAAACTATTGAAAATCTCAAAATGGAGTCGAGgaataagaataaaaaactGGATGAATACAAAGATAAAATGTCAACAATGTTGAAAACATTTGAAGAGAAAATCATCTACCAAAAATCACTGGCAGATCGAAATATAGAGGATGGAAATATTGACAGAGTATTGTCATTGTATCTGCAAAAATCGGTTGACaaattcactgaaatttcCGAGGCCTTCGAGTGTAATCAGAACATCTGGCTATGTAGAATAAAAAGGCAAATGTTAGTCTCTGACATTTATTGGCTTTGCATTGGCCCTCAGGTCTGCGATCCACTGAAGGGGATGGCCCTGGCCCTGGAACAAACGAAATCGAGCAACTGAAGAATGAACTTATGGAGCCAATGCAAGAACTCAAGGAGCAGATTGTCAAAAAAACCAACGAAGCGAATCTCTACCTCAATCGTTATGAAGACTGTCAGAGGATTATTGAGGTTCAGTCTGAAGAGTTGAAGCAGTTGCGGGGGACTCAACACAAGCTGGACGAGAGATCGTCGATCATTGAAGAGTTGAAGAAATCTCAGAGCAAAATGGAATTAAAGTAAAGAACGTGATGTtacctcattaattttttggcATTGCATGAAGTAGaagggttttttttaatatcatagGATATTCGTAGGTCAACCTGAGGGCTAGTGCCACCCTCTCAAAGGTTAAAGAGGACTATTGGCACTAGTATCCAGCCTCATTTTCCGTCACAAAACGCAAACAGTCAATACTCTGTACCATTTCCTAATTTTTCCAGATTCGTTGAACTTCACAAAGAGCACTACAACTTAACGAACACAATCGAAAACCTGACCAGTGAGCTGAGTCGAAAAAACGAGGAAATAATGAACCtcgagacggagagggactcTCTCTCCTGCAGACTCACTAGTTCTGGGATCGAATTAAAATCGAAAGACGATAAAATCAACTCTCTGAAACGTGAAAACTTGGAAATCGAGGGGAAGTTGAAAGAAGCCGAGGCGAATGCTGTGAAAATCCAATCGGAGATCAAAGTGCTCAAGCACGAGAGTGACATCATAAACCAGCTGTCATTCCTGCAGAAGGAAATCACCAAGTATGCAAAGGAGAAGAAAAGACTGGAAGAAAGTATTTTACATCTTCGAGAGGAGTTCAAGACCTGCCATAGCTCCAATCAAACCCTGGACGAGAGTCTTAgcgaaaaaataaaggagaaaGAGTCCCTCCAGAATAAGATCGCCGAGATGAAGGAGAATATCAGTAATTTGTCCAACGAATTGACCTTTAACAATTTTGATAGGAGAAATATTATGAGTTTGCCGCTGAAACTCTGCGAGAGCATTGAAGTGCTGAAGAAACGTCTTCAGAGCAGCTCTTCAGGGACTGAGCATTCGAGGCCGAGCAACGATCGCCTGGAGAACGATGTTGAAGAGTATCAGAGTCAGTTGTTCGGGAATTGCAACGACAGGACCACTATCAGAAAGagcgaaatttttttcaaccgaAATCTGCAACTGATGGAGGGAACTAAGAGTGGACTTCATCCTATTCATTTCAAGGGAGACGATGAGAGGGGAAAGAGCATTCATCAGGAAAATGAACAGCTGTCGTCAGGACCAACTGTGAGAGTTTTCCTGACTTATTCCAATTTTCCCATTCCCTAAGATCCACCTCAAAATTACCAAACTATTTTCAAAATCTCCGAAATCAAATCTTATTGATTGgtttttgtttcattaaaaaatggaacTATTATCATCACTTACAGTGGATGTTTTACAGGATGGAAAAATTGTCATGCAAGATACTCCACCAAAAACTGTCCAGGGAGATTACGAGAATTTGGAAAGAAATTACGGAGGGGTGAAGAGTGTCAAGGGATCAGAGGGCCACTATTACGTTCCTGTATCAGCAGACACAAAACCTTGGATTTCGGTAATTGCAATCATACAAATCATGACCTGCCTTTcatcattcaatttcattgaacaacGATAATGATGATAGTGGTGGTGATGAACGATAATTAATAACGATAGAATTATTTCGACGATTAGAATTTGATCGAGAAAAGTGTACCACAGAAATCTGAATTGTTCGTAAAGCCAGAGCCAGTGAGCAATGATCCTCCTAAAGTATCCGTCTTCAGGAATCCTCAAACGTTCTTCCGAGACATCAAGAGCCCAGTAACTATACAGTCATCTGGGCAATCTGATATGAGAGCTCCCTTCTACGACACCGCCTCCATGAATCAACggtatttatataaaatttaatatttattgaaaatcaatgaaatagtcaaaattgaattgaatcgaTGTACCTCATCGCTACTAAAGTGCGTTCAATTCACAGATACGGACAAGACGTTCAACTGCCTAGATACGAGTATCATATTAAATTACACGATGTACCTGCATCCAAAACCACAGTAAGTCTTTTTTCTGTAATCAAGAAATCAGAAACAAATTCAGATGAGAACGAAATTTACTAGAACGAAGAGCGGCCCTGAGCTGTTAGAAATCATTTCTCCATTGATATGAAATAATTCTATTCAGTTTCAGGTCGACACATCAAACAAGAATTTTATCAGAGCATGCAGTGCCCGCcggaaaaacaataattaatatgaCCTAGATATGGCCGGGATTTCGATAAATTTACTtcacatttataaaaaatacagttGATATAATCAAACTGATTTTGAGTTCTTTGAAtaccaatttatttatttcattgaaatgatAACGATGACGATCGATCGGTCATCGTTTAGCATCTATCCACGATTTccctattgatttatttacaatatttacaaGTTTAACCATTAAATTAAACCAAATTCACTACACAATAATCTGTCCTCCTGAGAGACTCTTCAATAAGTCCATCGAGGATCGAATAAAATTACGTAATACTGGatcataattatcattatataaaaaatatattttctcgggtaatattaattaacaatatttATCATCAAAAAAAGCCACATCTTGAATTCATCCCCAACagatggaaaatattatttgttgGAGCATTTCTTTCACGTTTTGCGACATAAACTCAATGCGAAAGCAGCATATTCAGTGGTAATTCTTCGCAATTCCCTTCTCATTCCTCATTCTTTTTCACTCTCGACGAAAAAAGGATAGCGAAGAGCCTGAGGCAAGTGTTCTCATTAAGGGATTGCACAACATCTGAGAAAAGTAATTCTAATAGTCCCGCAGGCTGTGTCTGGatcattcaaaataaaaatgatagtgAGACACGACAAATTGTCGGTAAATCaaaaggaatttttaattacaccCAGGCACTTCAACGATCTTGGATCGTCGATATCATGGTCCGTAATTCCCTTCATCACTATTCATCAAGAAGTTCTCCACTTTaggatggaaataaaaattgatcaagCAACGTTCCTGGTAAAAAACTCATCAGTGGAAAGAGGttcttttaatatttttttccagtaaaCTGACGAGTTTGAAGTTAATTCCTTACACTAGCTAGCTGGGCAATGATTGATCATTTTATAAATTGACCGATCAATCTCCATTTCCCCTTTGTACTAGAATACGTCAGGGTGTCGAACAGGTCCACAACAGGTGTCCAACAAATCAGCCATTAATTTTCCCTCTGAACACATGTCTTCCATTCCTCTTCCTGTGGAAAAATCCTACGATTCTTTTTCCTCACTGACTGCGCGTTTATGAACAAAAACGTCTCTATTATCACAAACCGTAAAGCTCTTCAGATCCGGCGTACTGCTGGTCTGAGAGATGATCTTTTTAGCCGAAGGAAGGGAGTCCACAGTTCTTCTCCTATTGACATGAGTGTCCAACGGTCGTTTCCACCTGATGCCCTTCTTCTTCCTGCTACTACCCACAGAGCCCTGTCGTCTCACCAGGAACTTCGGAGCAGCCCTCATTTTCGGCGAATCTCCGACGTTGCTGGTACTATCAAAGACCTCGTTAACCCCTGGTAGATGCTCCTGAGAGAATGCAGAGTTGAAGAAGCCCTGGGCCTCTTCAATGGGCTCCTCTTGGGACTCACTACGTACAGTTATGTAAGGTGGTGGGCTCTGGATCGATATAGAATGTGCATTTCCAGTTTCTCCATTTTCCTTTGTACTCGTATATGTCAGAGTACTTTCTTCAAGATTTGTGGCACTAGGCCAAGGTCGAATGTTCGGGTTAGCCTTCTGGACAAATGGAAAGAACCTTCTCCTCTCGACCTTGGGAGTCAACTTCACGGATTTCTTCTGGGCAGACGACACAGACTGTCCTTCAATCTCGTTAAACTCGTGGAGATCCAGTGGTATAACTGTCTCCGGGTAATTTCGGGAGACTTTCGAGGCTGAGGGATTACCGATGATCTGCCTGGAGCAAAGGAATTCACGTGATGACTTGTTGCAGGGAGTTAGAGCTACACTGAAGGGAAAATTGGACCTTCTAcgtgataaatttttctcagatTTTTCAGAGAACTTTTCTTTCCATATAGTttcatgaattgaaaaataatcctaCTTCCTATCCTATTTATGAAAGTACAGGCACATAAATTGAGTTAGCCATCAGCTAACTTGATAAGACTTGGTAAGACTTTTTCCTCATTGGTCAATGTTCTCCAAGCGGATTCAAAGAGGGCGAGCATTCGGTCTCATATTTTCCCTAGTTCGGAAGATGTATGAGATATTGAGCAATGATGCAGAGTATTGCAATAACTTTTATAATGAGTTTCTGTAATTTATGGAAGGGAAAGGACTCACCGCTTGCCATTGAGGGGACTATCGTTCGAATGTGTCGTCAGACTCGCGGTGGATGTTCTCGGGGTGGGGGTTTGCTGCTCGGACTCTTCCTCTTCGGTTATTTCTGGCAGGAACATTGTTTGCTTCTCCTCGGGAACCCTGGAAATAAAATTAGAGCGTTATGGTATGGGATCGTGATAAATGTGTCGACAGATCAATTATCAACCTCGAATTGGCAATggcgaattaatttattcaccagATTGATTattcgtgttttttttcttttcaattaaaaaaaaatagtgtatttttcttttgaaaaatctactgatattaatgataatcatattctgaattctattttttgtaCTACAAACTAAGGAAAAACTAATAATTCTCCTGTGGGataatttctacaaaaaaatgattagtaTCATCGAGGgaaattgatgattaatttgTTGTCCAGATTGTTCTTATGATTTATAACCAAGAAACATATTTTTAGTACTAACATCATATTGGCGACACTGCCACGATATGTTTTCCGTTTGTACGCAGCAGCGGCTTCAGTATAAGGCAGTATGAGGTCCTCCGAGTCCCAGTAAATATCTTTGACAAGGGGTGGACACCGATTCATCAGAGTATCAACACCCAGATATGAGACCTTCGTGTGTCTGTCAATGAGCCAATTCAACTCAAAGTCCTCATCGTCGTCGCCAAAGGGATTTATCAGTTGCTCTGCCACCTGATGTAATAACAAAGTGAAAGGATCATTAGAGGGGGATTAAGGGGTAGACGAGAAAGATCCAACTGCCAACTACCTTTAATAATCCCATgtagaagaaaaattgaagaatcgtGAAAATTGGTAGATACTGGTCGAGCTCCATTTGAAAGGGCTTCTTGTCTCCTTCTATGTATTGTCTCCCTATCAGAGCTACGACGAAAAAACTGTAGGTCGCCAGGGTGACTACTTGTGTGTACACTAGGGGAATCGATACCCAATCGTAACTCCAGAGAAGTCCACATTTTGAACGAAAATCGTTGAATTCCTGGGGAGAAATaatattcttcattattaatttcattcaaaaacattgtgattttttcataaaatcggtattttttgtccatattgACAAAAATTAAAGGTCTGTCTATAGCTCTGTTTAGtgcatgtcagtattttatagttttttccAGAACAGTGTCGGAATGTTTgcaatagttttaataaacagaaagaaagaaggaaaagaaagaaatgagagaaaaagggCCTTTTGTTGAATGGGTCCGGAGTGTGAGGAGTTCGGTCACTAAGagttagttcctctggagacatcataggagaaagatataccttctgcctgcgataataaaattttcgccaatcaaatttttagccaagttaattaaaatttatagccAAATAGTTTGATTTAGTAAAttcctatccataatccaatagtcCAAATGTtaaattttcctttcattgcagatttttttaatgagttctATGGTTTAGTTTGTATGGTCCCAACAGgacaatataattttataatttttggtgGTTTTCGGAATCAACGCTCGGTTCTTCCTCTTGACTCCGTCTGGTTTCCAGATGTAGCTCTGGAAAAATCCCCATTGGGGAAAAACCTCCAGTAAAAGTCCCGAGAGGACTTGTCCATTTTATATTCTCAGGGAAGACCCCATAGCAATAATCCccaacataaaaatatttagagaGTGAGGTTCATAGTCGGGGAAAACCCAAAATCAATTAACTAATCTCGATGTACCATACAGAGAGAAaagttcactaaaaattaccgaactaCAATAATTTTATGCAACACGATTACCGATCAATAcagcaattttttcataaaaaattctctccatgcagtttatcagtgaatttttctttgacaTTACCTCCATGATAATCTTAAGTCCCTGAGCATCTGGTAGTCTGTGTGTCCGTCGAGCCTCCTTGAGTAAATTGATAAACCACGTGCATGGTATCCAATAGGTATTAAACTCAACACTGGGCACCGATAGAAACAGTTCTAGCTCCAGCGCAGTCATAAATCCGGAATCAACGACGTGGTCTAGCGTTGGAAATCGACGTTTTACGGCTGAACTTATGGACCGGAGAACCAGTATCAGTGATAAGTTAAGGTACCGCATTAATGACCTACGCAGCATACGTCCATAATCGTCGTTACCCGTCAAGTACAGGGCGACACTGTGCATCACTCTTGAACAATGAGCTTTATCATTAAGAGTGAATAATGGTTATTATTTTCTCGTGCAGTTTATTCaaaatggagaatttttctcctATTTTTGGAAAAGAAACTCCAAGACTTGGAAAcatttttgcaaaattaaagtgatttttttcacgatttcacacgacaaaaaattctcttaaaCTTCTCCCAACTAATTATTATCAGCAATAATAATTGACAAagtgtattaaaaaattctgatactTTACAGAACAATTGCCACTTCAAACATTTTCTGCGAAAATCTTAAATCAAGTAACTTCTGCAAGAATTCAATTATCGATTATTCTCATAGAATATTCTTCATTCAACATTTATAATTAGAAATACGTAGTTAATCACCGGACTTTCGCAATGTATTCATGCAAAGActaatgaaaagaaattaagtgatgaaattattttaatagcTCCTGCAGAACCACTAAAATGAGGAGATAATTCTTGAAATTGCATTTCTCGTCAACACATATTTCTCAGCTTTGCGCAACTTAAAATCTCTTCTTTTCTGTACTACAATATTTACCAGCAGATGCATTcactcatttttcaattagacAGGTGTACCATTTGTTATTTCACGTGAAAGGTGGAGAAGATTGCTATCCCCTGCGCCTCTTCAAGGATTTTGTTCGATTAAATCTCCTCTTCAGCGTGGGGTAGAGATATCGCACAATCTTCGCGCAGAACATGCAATTCTCAGAAGGAGAACTCCAACGAAAATTGATGGTGACAATTTGATTAGGTGCAGCACGATCGAAGGAATGCATATATATACTTTCAACTTTTATCAGTTAATTGTTACAACGACTTAATGTGAACAAATGGTGATAGGACACGCTTACTTGTCTGGCCAGGGGATTGCCATGTATTGCTGCCACCATCGTGCCGCTACGTATGCAACGTAAAAACCAAGGACAAAGCTGAGAGGAATGAGGCTGATGAAGGTATCACAGTAAACCACTAGTAGTTCAAATGtcctgaaattaaaattaaaatctcaTGACAATCCTGGTGGCTGTCATACAAAACATCTTGTGAAAGGAATCATTTGCATGAATAAGTAACTGCTATTTTTTGATTCATCAAGCCATTAAAAAAGTAGTAAAAGCAATCATTAAGACCTTAACGTATTCCATCAAAGTTCAAGTAACTATAAAACTTGAGAAACTAATTTCCAGTTGATAACAAGCACAACAGGAGAGAATGATTTACCTCTTGTAAgtgtcattaaaaatatgaCGATAGATTGCAGAAATAGCCCCGAAGAGTACACAGAACAACAGCAATTCCCTGTAGATGAGTTTGTAAAGGGAGCCCCGCCACATAAACAGCAGTCGAGTGAATCCACCGCTGGTCGAGCTTGCGACCTCGTACTGATACGACACGGTCATATTTACTAATTGTTAGATTACTGTTTTCCATTGAGTCCCGATACAATGTCGCGTATCGATGTTTCATTGTCGAGTAATGGACGCGCAATTTCCATCTCATTATGATAGCGGCATTATCTTCAGTCGTCAATTAGATTATTGTTAAGTCGTTCGGCGATATTCGGAGGTTTTTGGAAAGTTGCATTTGTATCTGGAACAATAAGAACTAATACTGATTAATTAGGTTACATCGACTGCATCTTCATTTCGTAAATTATATctacagggagagaaaaattcttgaaaaattacgtgtctattccgtaatctgctaattaaaacaatattgggtaaaaattacggagcagTTACGGACCTTTTcggtgaactttcaggaaaaagtaggAAACGTTTAGCGAAAACCTGTGTAACTATTGCGTAATTTTCGCTGAATACTATTTTTACTGGTAGACGTGTTCAGGTAGGAATCGCCAAGCTTCAGCCTCGGGTCAACCGTGGGTTAAGCCCGGCTGACCAAGCTTTGGTAATCCTAGACTCCACCAGGTTTGGTATCTTAGTCACACCAGAGAAAGCTCAGGCTTGGATCCTTTCCTGATATCAAACCTGGGTACCAAGCTTGTGCCAAGCCTGGGAAAAGTCTGGTTCATTCAGCCTTGGTTCATAGCGTCTcgaccagtcctgggcccagGCTGACGAACTGGCtgacatttatttctttttaactaggcggcatgctgattttacttacacgtgaaaccaaagggtggcaatgtcctatggtattatgcctaattgttaaccccatattgttacacaagtgtaaagtaagttttcgaatgccacagggtatctggttcatttgtaatttatctggatatgttgagtactataaactgtttgaataaatcctagacattttttaatatatgagcCTGGAAGGGCGCTGGTTCGAAGGCCTGGACGAGCCTTAATAAGTTAGCTTGGGCCAGCCTTCGttaccaggcctggccccacgtCACATTCCAATGGTCATCCACTATTGATCCAGGCTTGGATGCCAAGCCTCATCCAAGCTTACCTAGTCTTGGCAATATCTTGGGTGAAGCCTGGGCCATTGgtgatttcctacctgggtggAAACTTTCCTTTGCAGACGAGATCAGAAATAGCATTCGCAGCTCGGGTGGAAAAACATGATTTCCGCCCTTGACGCACAATATACTATTTTCTCTCTACAGTGAGCAGAATATTCGCCATGTCTTTTATCTTGACAACTCCGGCCTGGGCGCGCAACTTCCGTTGAATTTCTCGTGACCAGAAAATTGCGCTAACGAGAACCGAAATGCTCGCTCATCACGAAACGTCGACTAATAGAAACCACGGAGTGGTTTTTCCTGTATGTTACTTTATCTCAATCCTTTTCCTCGTCAAGATACTCGCAAAATCATGAGCACATGACTTTTGGACTCAATTCCTAGTTCCAGAAATGCATTTCGCTATTGTGAGGTTTCTTTTTTCCTCCCTATTCTCTCCTCCGAGGCTTATcgctaaaaaaaaagaacatggGGTTTTCATACCCGAGACCATTGTCGAGTTTACGAGTTTATACGGATTGTTTTAATCCTATATATCCAGTGCCATATTGTTCTCGTCATGGATTTTCAATTCACAGTATATGTGGACATTCGCAGTGGATGAATGTCACAGTGTTACTTTATCCAGGGCGGGTACGATGCAccttaaatattttatgttaATTGTGAGGAAAGACTAATCAAAAAGTGAGGTACAACAAAACTGTTCTATTCTAGTTATACACGTAAATAATGAGTCCACTAATTAATTATCTGTGTGTTTCATTTGTCTTAGGATCATATGGATGATTTCGTGGATGGTTCAGGAACTGTCCAGTTGAGTGGAATATTTCCTACAAATTTGTTTATAATCTTCTGtgttattcattttcaatcaaaaaagCTTAACCAACATTCAATAAGTAATTACAATTCGTCTGCTGTTCATTTTGAGAAATGCTtattaattgaagaaatttggacgaaagaaaaattcccagtgtacgatattttttctaatcaAAGAATTTATTACTCCGCAGAACAGTCATTATTTATCGCCCATTTTTTACCTGAAAATTAGTTATGAAACACagagaaatttaaatattaaaatgacAGAAGCTATTTCCTCACCGAGGATATATTTTTACTTTGCGAAGGGTTTTCTTTCTTAATGatgaatttacaaaaaactaagaaaaaattgatgaattaattaattatctaatttCCCAAGTGATTATTCTTTTCAATATGATAATTTGAACTTttgattcaatttaatttatcaaatgcGCAAGATTCATCTAAAATTCCGAATGCACAAGCTTTCAAATGTTTCCGGAAATAGCTGAAGGCCTGAAATGGTAATTTGGCGAATGCATCGAAGTACAAATTTCCCGTCATTCAAATCAGCCAAATTCCCA
This DNA window, taken from Diachasmimorpha longicaudata isolate KC_UGA_2023 chromosome 8, iyDiaLong2, whole genome shotgun sequence, encodes the following:
- the LOC135165176 gene encoding repetitive organellar protein-like isoform X1 — its product is MSYAEYGARIFMPINLKTEKFLVRDDELAQVKSGHRLKMYHSYLDIRTWSPKQLETFQYFRDVTENQNSGKIVPIDYLIEVINDLSTHSEVLMLREELDRYKSLELTPEQEKQLYEKMRNKRFIEGEHMETTEDNFKINELEDETLVSEASDMTIPYNSNLISYSSFTSTESLTPESKTYDSDVTSKVPSNSSTIDEEVTLSNRSCDSRGLESTSGPIDSERTRIIKNESMIISLENALGVKKAEIAELREKMRNLVGELRERETKNKNLQDHLRSMQSQLEMMAERNSAIEEYKKIANGKNLIDQLKTKLDEKREQCLEMSKEINKLRQRQNNDEVRAERDDLNNKLQELLRSLKSFGVEPSEKGLEKILRERKELIESENNWHLQCLDHEEEIGKLSHLMDRMCNQHQERENDLTKTIENLKMESRNKNKKLDEYKDKMSTMLKTFEEKIIYQKSLADRNIEDGNIDRVLSLYLQKSVDKFTEISEAFECLRSTEGDGPGPGTNEIEQLKNELMEPMQELKEQIVKKTNEANLYLNRYEDCQRIIEVQSEELKQLRGTQHKLDERSSIIEELKKSQSKMELKFVELHKEHYNLTNTIENLTSELSRKNEEIMNLETERDSLSCRLTSSGIELKSKDDKINSLKRENLEIEGKLKEAEANAVKIQSEIKVLKHESDIINQLSFLQKEITKYAKEKKRLEESILHLREEFKTCHSSNQTLDESLSEKIKEKESLQNKIAEMKENISNLSNELTFNNFDRRNIMSLPLKLCESIEVLKKRLQSSSSGTEHSRPSNDRLENDVEEYQSQLFGNCNDRTTIRKSEIFFNRNLQLMEGTKSGLHPIHFKGDDERGKSIHQENEQLSSGPTDGKIVMQDTPPKTVQGDYENLERNYGGVKSVKGSEGHYYVPVSADTKPWISNLIEKSVPQKSELFVKPEPVSNDPPKVSVFRNPQTFFRDIKSPVTIQSSGQSDMRAPFYDTASMNQRYGQDVQLPRYEYHIKLHDVPASKTTFQVDTSNKNFIRACSARRKNNN
- the LOC135165176 gene encoding centromere-associated protein E-like isoform X2 — encoded protein: MSYAEYGARIFMPINLKTEKFLVRDDELAQVKSGHRLKMYHSYLDIRTWSPKQLETFQYFRDVTENQNSGKIVPIDYLIEVINDLSTHSEVLMLREELDRYKSLELTPEQEKQLYEKMRNKRFIEGEHMETTEDNFKINELEDETLVSEASDMTIPYNSNLISYSSFTSTESLTPESKTYDSDVTSKVPSNSSTIDEEVTLSNRSCDSRGLESTSGPIDSERTRIIKNESMIISLENALGVKKAEIAELREKMRNLVGELRERETKNKNLQDHLRIANGKNLIDQLKTKLDEKREQCLEMSKEINKLRQRQNNDEVRAERDDLNNKLQELLRSLKSFGVEPSEKGLEKILRERKELIESENNWHLQCLDHEEEIGKLSHLMDRMCNQHQERENDLTKTIENLKMESRNKNKKLDEYKDKMSTMLKTFEEKIIYQKSLADRNIEDGNIDRVLSLYLQKSVDKFTEISEAFECLRSTEGDGPGPGTNEIEQLKNELMEPMQELKEQIVKKTNEANLYLNRYEDCQRIIEVQSEELKQLRGTQHKLDERSSIIEELKKSQSKMELKFVELHKEHYNLTNTIENLTSELSRKNEEIMNLETERDSLSCRLTSSGIELKSKDDKINSLKRENLEIEGKLKEAEANAVKIQSEIKVLKHESDIINQLSFLQKEITKYAKEKKRLEESILHLREEFKTCHSSNQTLDESLSEKIKEKESLQNKIAEMKENISNLSNELTFNNFDRRNIMSLPLKLCESIEVLKKRLQSSSSGTEHSRPSNDRLENDVEEYQSQLFGNCNDRTTIRKSEIFFNRNLQLMEGTKSGLHPIHFKGDDERGKSIHQENEQLSSGPTDGKIVMQDTPPKTVQGDYENLERNYGGVKSVKGSEGHYYVPVSADTKPWISNLIEKSVPQKSELFVKPEPVSNDPPKVSVFRNPQTFFRDIKSPVTIQSSGQSDMRAPFYDTASMNQRYGQDVQLPRYEYHIKLHDVPASKTTFQVDTSNKNFIRACSARRKNNN